One Manihot esculenta cultivar AM560-2 chromosome 18, M.esculenta_v8, whole genome shotgun sequence genomic window carries:
- the LOC110606059 gene encoding UDP-rhamnose/UDP-galactose transporter 6, which produces MAPASKADKKAAVDAAAWMFNVVTSVGIILVNKALMATYDFSYATTLTGLHFATTTLLALVLRGLGYIQASHLPFPELLKFVFFANFSIVGMNVSLMWNSVGFYQIAKLSMIPVSCLLEVLFDKIRYSRDTKLSIAVVLLGVGVCTITDVSVNAKGFVAAFIAVWSTSLQQYYVHYLQRKYSLSSFNLLGHTAPAQAATLLLIGPFLDYWLTNRRVYTYNYNIVSVTFIILSCTIAVGTNLSQFICIGRFTAVSFQVLGHMKTILVLIMGFFFFGREGLNLQVVLGMVIAVVGMIWYGNASSKPGGKERWNISLPTSRQQKHTSLSEASEHDAKA; this is translated from the exons ATGGCTCCAGCTAGCAAGGCTGATAAAAAGGCTGCAGTGGATGCAGCTGCATGGATGTTCAACGTTGTCACTTCTGTTGGGATTATTCTTGTCAACAAAGCCTTAATGGCCACTTATGACTTCAGTTATG CTACTACACTAACCGGTTTGCATTTTGCCACCACTACCTTGTTGGCTTTGGTTCTGAGGGGTCTGGGATACATCCAAGCCTCTCATCTACCTTTCCCAGAACTTTTGAAATTTGTCTTCTTTGCAAACTTCTCAATTGTTGGAATGAATGTTAGTCTAATGTGGAATTCAgtaggattttatcag ATAGCAAAGCTGAGTATGATTCCTGTGTCCTGCCTGTTGGAAGTGTTGTTTGACAAGATTCGGTACTCACGAGACACAAAGCTAAGTATAGCTGTTGTTCTCTTGGGGGTTGGTGTTTGCACTATCACTGATGTTAGTGTGAACGCCAAGGGCTTCGTTGCTGCTTTCATTGCAGTCTGGAGCACTTCTCTGCAACAGTAT TATGTACATTACCTTCAAAGGAAGTATTCACTTAGTTCTTTTAACCTACTTGGTCATACTGCTCCAGCCCAGGCTGCTACATTGCTGTTAATAGGCCCATTTTTGGATTACTGGTTGACAAACAGAAGAGTTTACACTTACAACTATAATATAGTCTCTGTG ACGTTCATTATTCTATCATGCACCATTGCGGTTGGGACCAACCTCAGCCAGTTCATCTGCATAGGCAGATTCACAGCCGTGTCATTTCAAGTACTCGGTCACATGAAGACAATCCTTGTATTAATAATGGGATTCTTCTTCTTCGGAAGAGAGGGTCTGAATCTACAGGTAGTTTTAGGTATGGTCATAGCAGTGGTGGGAATGATCTGGTATGGAAATGCCTCATCTAAGCCAGGAGGAAAGGAGCGTTGGAACATTTCACTACCTACAAGCAGACAACAAAAACACACTAGTTTGTCAGAAGCCAGTGAACATGATGCAAAGGCTTAA
- the LOC110606640 gene encoding uncharacterized protein LOC110606640, with protein sequence MGKKRKSIATSLDEVDRTMYASFCSAANSLSQLYTQAMNHQKLSFQAGERHGLEKLYQWIWRQQEGGSRIATVDILNYIQNELDYAGEEPPMSPRAPQHQNSQPVQFSNSSFLVSSGSSGPITAGQGTRSEHCDQQPKNSVFSNALSSPVRRSLQNYHIAQEGYYPPGGPPPGNGTRSNEPNFLQHQNRDPNPVSSNDSSMDI encoded by the exons ATGGGGAAGAAGAGGAAATCGATAGCCACAAGCCTGGACGAGGTGGATCGGACCATGTACGCTTCATTTTGCAGCGCTGCTAACTCTCTCTCTCAGCTCTATACCCAGGCTATGAACCACCAGAAACTTTCCTTCCAAGCCGGTGAACGTCACGGCCTT GAAAAACTTTATCAGTGGATTTGGAGACAACAAGAGGGAGGATCAAGAATAGCAACAGTTGATATACTCAATTACATTCAG AATGAACTGGACTATGCTGGAGAAGAGCCACCGATGTCACCACGTGCCCCACAACATCAGAATTCCCAGCCAGTTCAGTTCTCAAATTCTAGCTTCCTTGTTTCATCAGGTTCATCTGGTCCCATAACTGCTGGCCAAGGTACTCGATCTGAGCACTGTGATCAACAACCCAAGAATTCAGTTTTCTCAAATGCTTTATCAAGCCCTGTCCGAAGGAGTCTCCAGAACTATCACATTGCCCAGGAAGGCTATTATCCACCTGGTGGACCACCCCCTGGAAATGGAACCCGTAGTAACGAGCCCAACTTTCTTCAGCACCAGAACAGGGATCCTAATCCTGTAAGTTCCAATGATTCTTCAATGGACATCTAA